The following coding sequences are from one Aliarcobacter skirrowii CCUG 10374 window:
- a CDS encoding tyrosine-type recombinase/integrase has translation MVLPKAIEKFRFHCVYEKNLSLKTMHAYDADLNQFLEKFKNYKINEISKFDLKDYVESLFNHPYKIKTIKRKIAVLKTFFNYLEFDEILEINPFRKLRLSLKEPKLLPKTLDIKEIKTILKYLYDLKNIYDKSTFRYNLLVRDIVTIEILFSTGIRVSELSNLKKNEINIKQGIIKIFGKGSKERIMQICDKEVLLLLKEYCILFKIKDNETKHFLLNRLNNNFSEQSIRAMIHKYEEKLGLKSVTPHMFRHSFATLLLEEGVDVRYIQNMLGHSSISTTQIYTKVNTKHQRKLLNTKHPRRTLNFLN, from the coding sequence ATGGTATTACCAAAAGCAATTGAAAAATTTAGATTTCATTGTGTTTATGAAAAGAATCTAAGTTTAAAAACTATGCATGCTTACGATGCAGATTTAAATCAATTTTTAGAGAAATTTAAAAATTATAAAATAAATGAAATATCAAAATTTGATCTAAAAGATTATGTTGAAAGTTTATTTAACCATCCTTACAAAATAAAAACTATAAAACGAAAAATAGCGGTATTAAAAACTTTTTTTAATTACCTAGAGTTTGATGAAATTTTAGAAATAAATCCATTTAGAAAATTAAGACTGTCTCTAAAAGAACCAAAATTACTACCTAAAACACTAGATATTAAAGAAATTAAAACTATTTTAAAATATCTATATGATTTAAAAAATATTTATGATAAATCTACTTTTAGATACAACCTTCTAGTAAGAGATATAGTTACCATTGAAATATTATTTTCAACTGGAATAAGAGTATCTGAACTATCAAATTTAAAGAAAAATGAAATAAATATAAAGCAAGGCATTATCAAAATATTTGGCAAAGGCTCAAAAGAAAGAATAATGCAAATCTGCGACAAAGAAGTTTTACTATTATTAAAAGAGTACTGCATATTATTTAAAATAAAAGATAATGAAACTAAACATTTTTTACTAAATAGATTAAATAACAATTTTTCAGAACAATCTATTAGAGCTATGATACATAAATATGAAGAAAAATTAGGTCTAAAAAGTGTTACTCCTCATATGTTTAGGCACTCTTTTGCAACACTACTCCTAGAAGAAGGAGTGGATGTAAGATATATCCAAAATATGTTGGGACATTCTTCAATATCAACTACCCAAATCTATACAAAAGTAAATACAAAGCATCAAAGAAAATTACTCAATACAAAACATCCAAGAAGAACTCTAAATTTTCTTAATTAA
- a CDS encoding DUF7149 domain-containing protein, producing the protein MLKPNLIKIQNFINIALKKKPISSETLNIFIDQLKLLNNVNPEATEENQKTFIRDFLINTFNYKINTSGDIDWAIFNEFNKVEVIIEVKRIINESEMVNKENFLRKAFFETILYFMKERNQGNVDLKHIIITNVHNWYIIDASEYERIFWNNKLFRKRFLDWENKKTLDDRTEFFYFSIAKPFCESLLNTRRESLFDDIYNELIEVSSFTLKELNYNNSENNLSNVYKLLSPDTLLKDFTPNDSNSLNKNFYDELLYILGLEEAKVNGKKRIIRVRENRQDGSFFENIYSKLDSYSELSKNEDKNFNSIISLIIVWLNRIIFLKLFENQLTGFSKNENYAFLKKEFIKDFGELEKLFFHVLSKKPNQRNEEVKKKYSFIPYLNSSLFEQSEEERKLMLISQLDSTSKIKIYKNTVLKDFNGKKMSGESNPLHYLYDFLNSYSFGSLNNSNTIEDQHKELISSSVLGLIFEKINGYKDGSFYTPSYITTFMSKNILEKIVVDKFNEIKGWNCNNLNDLYNKIENISEANDIINSLRICDPAVGSGHYLVSMLNEIIKLKSDLGILEDKNGKKIRDYKILIENDDLAIKTIDNEYFTYKRPKTVSDNHIVQETIFLEKQKIIENCLFGVDINRNSVNICRLRLWIELLKHTYYTEESGFEYLQILPNIDINIKDGNSLLSKFPLVDNENIPKQVKEKIDNYKGLVKEYKSSKDKIEKHKIKEHILNLRKELFLDFNNNSKHVLNLKKLLNGYTNKKEVKKGYVQQFGYEGLSKEIVSNYVNATSNSLFDIASTMTKSQLAEAQKIKNDMLKIINKIYLDIKEIESNKIYENSFEWRFDFPEILDNDGKFLGFDAIIGNPPYIREPDNKEAFIGLHDASCYKGKIDLWFLFACKGIDLLKNNGRLSFIATNNWISNYGASKFRNKILKTTKIEEYIDFGEYFVFDSADVLTMIFTLKKTENIDDYYCEYSKILDKTIKEENVKEFLNKVPHKKILSYKSLMINENLIDKNIVFLNNDIKSILNKIEEKKNFKLDEKNEITNGVQVQQEFVNKKSLEKLGENYRLNEGIFILSTKELKNLNLNLNELEIIKPLYTSTEIYRYCTQKDNKYWVIYTDSSFKNVEKMRDYPNLKYHLDRFKNIITTDNKPYGIHRARNEYFFKGDKILSLRKCVNRPLFSYVDFDSYVNQAYYVIKSNRINLKYLTALLNSKIITFWLKYKGKMQGDNFQIDKEPLLNLPILNIDNNHISMDNINNLIDKIILISRLNSTDSTEEIVKLENNLNKIFYELYNLNDDDIEKIDGIY; encoded by the coding sequence ATGTTAAAACCAAATTTAATTAAAATTCAAAATTTTATTAATATAGCATTAAAGAAAAAACCAATATCTTCTGAAACTTTAAATATATTTATTGATCAACTTAAATTATTGAATAACGTAAATCCTGAAGCAACTGAAGAAAATCAAAAAACATTTATAAGAGATTTTCTAATAAATACTTTTAATTATAAAATAAATACTTCTGGAGATATAGATTGGGCAATTTTTAATGAATTTAATAAAGTAGAAGTGATTATTGAAGTAAAAAGAATCATAAATGAATCAGAAATGGTAAATAAAGAAAATTTTCTTAGAAAAGCATTTTTTGAAACAATATTATATTTCATGAAAGAAAGAAATCAAGGAAACGTAGATTTAAAACACATAATTATAACAAATGTTCATAATTGGTATATTATTGATGCATCTGAATATGAAAGAATTTTCTGGAATAATAAATTATTTAGAAAAAGATTTTTAGACTGGGAAAATAAAAAAACTTTAGATGATAGAACGGAGTTTTTCTATTTTTCAATTGCTAAACCTTTTTGTGAATCTTTATTAAATACCAGAAGGGAATCCTTATTTGATGATATCTATAATGAATTAATAGAAGTAAGTTCTTTTACATTAAAAGAACTTAATTATAATAATTCAGAGAACAATTTAAGTAATGTATATAAACTACTAAGCCCTGATACATTATTAAAAGATTTTACTCCCAATGATAGTAATTCTTTGAATAAAAACTTTTACGATGAATTACTTTATATATTAGGATTAGAAGAAGCAAAAGTTAATGGTAAAAAAAGAATTATAAGAGTAAGAGAAAATAGACAAGATGGATCTTTCTTTGAAAATATTTATTCTAAACTTGATAGTTATAGTGAACTATCTAAAAATGAAGACAAAAACTTTAATAGCATAATTTCATTAATTATAGTCTGGTTAAATAGAATTATATTTTTAAAGCTTTTTGAAAATCAACTTACTGGATTTTCTAAAAATGAAAATTATGCTTTTCTTAAAAAAGAGTTTATTAAAGATTTTGGTGAACTTGAAAAGCTTTTCTTTCATGTATTATCTAAAAAACCAAATCAAAGAAATGAGGAAGTAAAAAAGAAATATAGTTTTATACCTTATCTAAATAGTTCACTTTTTGAACAATCTGAAGAAGAGAGAAAATTAATGCTTATTTCTCAACTCGATTCTACTTCAAAAATTAAAATTTATAAAAATACTGTTTTAAAAGATTTTAATGGTAAAAAGATGTCTGGGGAGAGTAATCCTCTTCATTATTTATATGACTTTTTGAATTCATATAGTTTTGGAAGTTTAAATAATAGTAATACCATTGAAGACCAGCACAAAGAACTAATTAGCTCATCAGTATTGGGATTGATTTTTGAAAAAATAAATGGCTATAAAGACGGTAGTTTTTATACTCCAAGTTATATTACTACATTTATGTCAAAAAATATTCTAGAAAAAATAGTTGTAGATAAATTTAATGAAATCAAAGGTTGGAATTGTAATAATTTAAACGATTTGTATAATAAAATTGAAAATATATCTGAAGCAAATGATATTATTAATAGTTTAAGAATATGTGATCCTGCAGTTGGAAGTGGGCACTATTTAGTTTCAATGCTAAATGAAATAATTAAATTAAAATCAGATTTGGGTATTCTAGAAGATAAAAATGGAAAGAAAATTAGAGATTATAAAATCTTAATAGAGAATGATGATTTAGCAATAAAAACTATAGATAATGAATATTTTACTTATAAAAGGCCTAAGACCGTAAGCGATAATCATATTGTTCAAGAAACAATATTTTTAGAAAAACAAAAAATTATAGAAAATTGTTTATTTGGAGTTGATATAAATAGAAACTCTGTTAATATTTGTAGATTAAGATTATGGATAGAACTATTAAAACACACTTATTATACCGAGGAAAGTGGCTTTGAATATTTACAAATCTTACCGAATATTGATATAAATATTAAAGATGGAAATTCATTATTAAGTAAATTTCCATTAGTAGATAACGAAAATATACCAAAACAAGTAAAAGAAAAAATAGATAACTATAAAGGGCTTGTAAAAGAGTATAAAAGTAGCAAGGATAAAATAGAGAAACATAAAATTAAAGAACATATACTTAATTTAAGAAAAGAGTTATTCTTAGATTTCAACAATAATTCAAAACATGTTTTAAATTTAAAAAAATTACTTAATGGCTACACAAATAAGAAAGAAGTAAAAAAAGGTTATGTGCAACAATTTGGATACGAAGGTTTATCAAAAGAAATAGTATCAAATTATGTTAATGCAACATCTAATAGTTTATTTGATATTGCTAGTACTATGACTAAATCTCAATTAGCTGAAGCACAAAAGATAAAAAATGATATGCTTAAAATTATTAATAAAATATACTTAGATATAAAAGAAATAGAAAGTAATAAAATATATGAAAATTCTTTTGAATGGAGATTTGACTTCCCTGAGATCTTAGATAATGATGGAAAATTTTTAGGTTTTGATGCAATTATTGGAAATCCTCCATACATAAGAGAACCTGATAATAAAGAAGCTTTTATTGGATTACACGATGCATCTTGCTATAAAGGTAAAATAGATTTATGGTTTTTGTTTGCTTGTAAAGGAATAGATTTATTAAAAAACAATGGTAGATTGTCTTTTATTGCTACAAATAATTGGATTTCTAACTATGGAGCATCAAAATTTAGAAATAAAATTCTAAAGACTACTAAAATTGAAGAGTATATTGATTTTGGTGAGTATTTTGTTTTTGATAGTGCAGATGTTCTTACAATGATATTTACTCTTAAAAAAACAGAAAATATAGATGATTATTATTGTGAATATTCGAAAATATTAGATAAGACAATAAAAGAGGAAAATGTAAAAGAATTTTTAAACAAAGTACCACATAAAAAAATACTATCATATAAATCATTGATGATTAATGAAAATTTAATTGATAAGAATATAGTTTTCTTAAATAATGATATTAAATCTATTTTAAATAAAATTGAAGAAAAAAAGAATTTTAAGTTAGATGAAAAAAATGAAATAACGAATGGCGTGCAAGTGCAACAAGAATTTGTTAATAAAAAATCTTTGGAGAAATTAGGGGAAAATTATAGATTAAATGAAGGTATTTTTATTTTATCAACAAAAGAATTAAAAAACTTAAACTTAAATTTGAATGAATTAGAAATAATAAAACCATTATATACTTCAACTGAAATTTATAGATACTGTACTCAAAAAGACAATAAATACTGGGTTATATATACTGATAGCAGTTTTAAGAATGTAGAAAAAATGCGGGATTATCCAAATTTAAAATATCATTTAGATAGATTTAAAAATATTATCACAACAGATAATAAGCCTTATGGTATTCATAGAGCAAGAAATGAATATTTTTTTAAAGGAGATAAAATTTTATCTTTAAGAAAATGTGTAAATAGACCTTTGTTTAGCTATGTTGATTTTGATAGTTATGTAAATCAAGCATATTATGTAATAAAATCAAATCGAATTAATTTAAAATATTTAACTGCACTTTTAAACTCTAAAATAATTACATTTTGGTTAAAGTATAAAGGGAAAATGCAAGGTGACAATTTTCAAATTGATAAAGAACCATTATTAAATTTACCAATTTTAAATATTGATAATAATCATATTTCAATGGATAATATCAATAATCTAATAGACAAAATTATTCTTATCTCAAGGCTTAATTCTACTGATAGTACAGAAGAAATAGTTAAGTTAGAAAATAATTTAAATAAAATATTTTATGAGTTATATAATCTCAATGATGATGATATAGAAAAAATCGATGGAATTTATTAA
- a CDS encoding DUF4145 domain-containing protein yields the protein MKCPHCKNYIHINFQNEELGVDNKYYWYVRYENCPSCKKKIIFLLNTPFSGDINLKNEFLVYPKISSCDNAPNEVPSHIAEDFNEAGLILNDSPKASAALSRRCLQTIIHEHFKIKKKNLSEEIDEVMTKVPEYISKQLDAIRQIGNFSAHPIKSQNTGEIVNVETGEAEWCLDILQSLFQFCYVQPKIAEEKMVELNKKLEECGKPLLKGN from the coding sequence ATGAAATGTCCTCATTGTAAAAATTATATACATATAAATTTCCAAAATGAAGAACTAGGTGTGGATAATAAGTATTATTGGTATGTTAGGTATGAAAACTGTCCTTCTTGTAAAAAAAAGATAATATTTTTACTAAATACTCCTTTTTCTGGTGATATAAACTTAAAAAATGAATTTCTAGTTTATCCAAAAATTAGTTCATGTGACAATGCACCAAATGAAGTGCCATCACATATTGCAGAAGACTTCAATGAAGCTGGATTAATTTTAAATGATAGCCCAAAAGCTAGTGCAGCTCTTAGTAGAAGATGTTTACAAACTATTATTCATGAACATTTTAAAATTAAGAAAAAGAATTTATCTGAAGAGATAGACGAAGTTATGACGAAAGTTCCAGAATATATTTCTAAACAACTAGATGCAATAAGACAAATTGGTAATTTTTCAGCTCATCCTATAAAAAGTCAAAATACAGGTGAAATAGTAAATGTAGAAACGGGGGAAGCAGAATGGTGTTTAGACATTCTTCAATCACTTTTTCAATTTTGTTATGTACAGCCTAAAATTGCTGAAGAAAAAATGGTAGAATTAAATAAAAAATTAGAAGAATGTGGGAAACCTCTACTAAAAGGAAATTAA